From the Buteo buteo chromosome 1, bButBut1.hap1.1, whole genome shotgun sequence genome, one window contains:
- the MAP9 gene encoding microtubule-associated protein 9 — protein sequence MSGEGALQDELQEAISAYAAREQTAEYSDDFDSDEDDMLNGIGEELNESNSGAESTKKAVAVESPLSDDDASQKAADLENEAADDLALSFHEKKLQQIMLLESENIQDDRKNGEEECLESQNEGDNRKNNEECSAAEEVPCDNSESDHCNDLSIHELQKKRKQEENKPIPKPRVHKTRSGSASDQKKISTSDLKLEDNSGKSSSAIEVMMTTVCEKTKKLEKSIDDSSGEMVKIVEGQMLTDTIQEVSVNDQSEHGEAKDTSKDSVKKLGETKERVLQNPKASLSVRSLSSAHLKKKTKATSATPVSSQYLGTLKVLEDKHVQKNSTEFHKADSLRAAVFQNWLEKKRLYLLELKRTEKEKAENLRNDTEKKEAVKREEAIASFEAWKKKKGREAKKLSEKKKLEELKKKKAAEQNEEKTEAARKAFEKWKESKVQYLREQRRKEKQSERIRKKKEEELVAEKKRDSMSAVEKWNEKKEEFIKQKKVEKILEKRKQEIQQAKKEEKNIKAMEEYERWLEKKERREQLEKKQKKLKAVHGDVVPSPWSPPGKVTYSRNY from the exons ATGTCGGGGGAAGGCGCGTTGCAG GATGAGCTACAAGAAGCAATTTCTGCTTATGCAGCAAGAGAGCAAACAGCTGAATACTCAGACGACTTTGACAGTGATGAAGATGACATGTTAAACG GTATTGGGGAAGAACTTAATGAAAGTAATTCAGGTGCTGAAAGCACTAAGAAAGCAGTTGCTGTTGAGAGTCCTCTCTCAGATGATGATGCttcacaaaaagcagcagatttgGAAAACGAAGCTGCTGATGACTTGGCTTTATCCTTTCATGAAAAGAAGCTTCAGCAAATAATGCTTTTAGAAAGTGAAAACATCCAGGATGACAGAAAAAATGGTGAAGAAGAATGTTTGGAAAGTCAAAATGAGGGtgataacagaaaaaataatgaagagtgttcagctgctgaagaagtacCATGTGATAATAGTGAAAGTGACCACTGTAATGACTTGTCTATTCatgaactacagaaaaaaagaaagcaagaggaaaacaaaccaataCCAAAGCCACGGGTGCACAAAACAAGAAGTGGTTCAGCATCAg ATCAGAAGAAGATCAGCACCAGTGACTTGAAACTGGAGGACAATAGTGGAAAATCCTCTTCTGCGATAGAAGTAATGATGACCACAGTAtgtgagaaaacaaagaaattagaGAAGTCAATAGATGACAGTTCAGGTGAAATGGTGAAAATAGTGGAAGGGCAAATGCTAACTGATACAATACAGGAGGTATCAGTGAATGATCAATCTGAGCATGGGGAGGCAAAGGACACTTCAAAGGACTCTGTCAAG AAACTAGGTGAAACAAAGGAGAGAGTTCtacaaaacccaaaagcttCTTTGTCTGTCAG GTCTCTGTCTTCTGcacacttaaagaaaaagacaaaggctACATCAGCTACACCTGTTTCATCTCAATATCTGGGAACATTAAAGGTGTTGGAGGATAAACATGTGCAGAAGAACAGTACAGAATTTCATAAAGCAGATAGTTTACGAGCAGCTGTTTTCCAG AATTggttggaaaagaaaagactcTATCTACTGGAattaaagagaactgaaaaggagaaagctgAAAATCTAAGGAATGATACTGAAAAG AAAGAAGCTGTTAAAAGAGAGGAAGCAATTGCATCTTTtgaagcctggaaaaaaaagaaaggaagagaagcaaagaagttaagtgaaaaaaagaagcttgaggaacttaagaaaaagaaagcagcagaacagaatgaggagaaaacagaagcagcacgGAAG gcatttgaaaaatggaaagaaagtaaAGTGCAATATTTAAGagagcaaaggagaaaggaaaaacagtctGAAAGaatcaggaagaagaaagaggaagaactggTTGCAGAGAAGAAGAGAGACAGCATGTCAGCAGTTGAAAAATG gaatgaaaaaaaggaagaatttataaaacagaagaaagtagaaaaaatcctagagaaaagaaagcaagaaatacaacaggcaaagaaggaagaaaaaaatataaaggctATGGAGGAATATGAAAGATGGctg gaaaagaaagagaggagggagcagctcgagaagaagcaaaagaagtTGAAGGCTGTCCATGGGGATGTAGTGCCTTCTCCCTGGAGTCCACCTGGCAAAGTCACATATTCAAGGAATTACTGA